One window from the genome of Pyrobaculum ferrireducens encodes:
- a CDS encoding type II secretion system F family protein produces MIYELYRQSGLAFSYRRYLFVLVVAPIAAGAAAGIVALFLFGPVAAVAIGAVAALLTFAGVLLYPVYLITARRSHFENNFVYTLGVMLPLLAAGLPLGRVVTRLAEVEEDRFIARELALAAREMVVMGSSPEEALAHSAERVPSPSYRETVELITKSSRITQRVDLVLMARLDWMLRAKQVKAQSLVRSLSLMFEIFVVVVMLLPLLVYIVALAFSPLGALQAGPMNVDPLTLMLFMALIYIPIVGFIFYVIFDSMANI; encoded by the coding sequence ATGATCTACGAGCTGTACCGCCAAAGCGGCTTGGCCTTCTCCTACCGCCGCTACCTCTTTGTACTAGTGGTGGCGCCGATCGCCGCGGGAGCCGCGGCGGGGATCGTGGCGCTGTTTCTGTTCGGCCCCGTCGCCGCCGTGGCCATCGGCGCAGTGGCGGCTTTGCTGACGTTTGCCGGGGTTTTGCTCTACCCCGTGTACTTAATCACGGCGAGGCGTAGCCATTTTGAAAACAATTTTGTCTATACGCTGGGCGTGATGCTCCCCCTCCTCGCGGCTGGCCTGCCGCTTGGGCGCGTGGTGACGAGGCTGGCCGAGGTGGAGGAGGACCGGTTCATCGCAAGGGAGCTGGCGCTGGCGGCTAGGGAGATGGTGGTGATGGGCTCCAGCCCCGAGGAGGCTCTGGCCCACAGCGCGGAGAGGGTGCCGAGCCCCTCGTACAGGGAGACAGTGGAGCTGATTACTAAGTCGTCCCGGATTACGCAACGCGTGGATCTTGTGCTGATGGCTAGGCTCGACTGGATGCTTAGGGCTAAGCAGGTGAAGGCGCAGTCGCTGGTGAGGTCCCTCTCCCTCATGTTTGAAATCTTTGTGGTTGTGGTCATGTTGCTCCCCCTCCTTGTCTATATAGTGGCGCTTGCCTTCAGCCCCCTGGGCGCCCTGCAGGCCGGCCCAATGAACGTTGACCCCCTGACGTTGATGTTGTTCATGGCGCTTATCTACATCCCCATAGTCGGCTTTATTTTCTACGTTATTTTTGACTCAATGGCAAATATTTAA
- a CDS encoding type II/IV secretion system ATPase subunit, translating to MGADVAGVLNILDQYEVSEYVQAVVYVDGEGFRRYRPVEPPLSEEEARQLAALKRAVQNVGEVRDGVLKLARERRAEYLEELARRAASEFKIRIDERRWGKLMYFLRRDLLGYGRLDPLVRDPFIEDIHVDGPGHVYIWHSRWESLKTDIVLTAEELDGYVQRFSALVGRPVSYADPVLEGMLPEGFRVELAIPPVSPRGPSFVVRKYFVVPITLVDMVKMGTISSDAVAYLWLMLDYGRNIVIVGPTGAGKTTLLNALLYLVRPDAKILTIEDTREINIIHDHWQALLTRPGRHEGVRDVSAFDLLAIAMRSRPDYVVVGEVRGEEAYVLFQAFGSGHSGATTIHAETIEDAVRRLLTRPMHVPPMLVGLAHVFVRILRVKVGGQITRRVVEIAENMGVTRGGRPRLHYVYRWNPEADRLEQVEESRHLETISRTRFVSLDYLKRELERRKALIAEMVKHGFSTPYVVAKIFTKYHIDPDRTLEEVRRGAV from the coding sequence ATGGGCGCCGATGTGGCTGGGGTTCTAAACATCTTGGATCAGTACGAGGTGTCGGAGTATGTACAGGCAGTGGTTTACGTAGATGGGGAGGGGTTTAGGAGGTACCGCCCGGTGGAGCCGCCTCTGAGCGAGGAGGAGGCCCGCCAGCTGGCGGCGTTGAAGCGGGCTGTGCAGAACGTGGGCGAGGTGAGGGACGGCGTGTTGAAGCTTGCGCGGGAGAGGAGGGCCGAGTATCTGGAGGAGCTGGCGAGGCGGGCGGCGTCGGAGTTTAAGATAAGGATAGACGAGAGGAGGTGGGGGAAGCTGATGTACTTCCTGCGCCGGGATCTGCTCGGCTACGGGAGGCTTGACCCCCTGGTTAGGGATCCCTTTATCGAGGATATACACGTCGACGGCCCGGGGCACGTCTACATCTGGCACAGCCGCTGGGAGTCGCTGAAGACGGACATAGTCCTCACGGCGGAGGAGCTGGACGGCTACGTACAAAGGTTCTCCGCCTTGGTGGGGAGGCCTGTGTCCTACGCCGACCCCGTGCTTGAGGGCATGTTGCCGGAGGGGTTCCGCGTGGAACTGGCAATTCCGCCAGTTTCGCCTAGGGGGCCGAGCTTCGTGGTGAGGAAGTACTTCGTGGTGCCCATCACCCTGGTGGATATGGTGAAGATGGGCACCATCTCCAGCGACGCCGTGGCCTACCTCTGGCTTATGCTTGACTACGGGAGGAATATCGTCATCGTTGGGCCCACGGGGGCGGGGAAGACCACCCTCCTCAACGCCCTGCTGTACCTGGTGAGGCCGGACGCCAAGATCTTAACCATAGAGGACACCAGGGAGATCAACATAATTCACGACCACTGGCAGGCCCTCTTGACTAGGCCGGGGAGGCACGAGGGGGTGAGGGACGTCTCCGCGTTTGACCTCCTGGCCATAGCCATGAGGTCCCGACCCGACTACGTGGTGGTTGGCGAGGTGAGGGGGGAGGAGGCCTACGTACTGTTCCAGGCCTTCGGCTCGGGCCACTCCGGCGCCACGACTATACACGCAGAGACTATAGAAGACGCGGTGAGGAGGCTCCTCACCAGGCCTATGCACGTACCCCCCATGTTGGTGGGCCTCGCACACGTCTTCGTGAGGATTTTGAGGGTGAAGGTGGGGGGCCAGATCACCAGGCGGGTGGTGGAGATCGCGGAGAACATGGGTGTGACGCGCGGAGGGCGCCCCAGGCTACACTACGTATACAGGTGGAACCCCGAGGCCGACAGGCTGGAACAGGTGGAGGAGAGCCGCCACCTCGAGACTATTTCAAGAACTAGGTTTGTCTCTCTGGATTATTTGAAAAGAGAGTTGGAGAGGAGGAAGGCGTTGATAGCCGAAATGGTGAAACACGGCTTCTCCACGCCGTACGTCGTCGCCAAAATATTCACAAAATACCACATAGACCCCGACCGCACGCTTGAGGAGGTTAGGCGGGGCGCCGTATGA
- a CDS encoding type II secretion system F family protein has translation MLEFLYVRAFWLGVGLGAVLIAVGYGAWRRSVFVYRLEGQIPQVLRVFSDAAAAGLDMRSALEVAAQLGVRPMADVLRRVLSLAEVGGLTVEEALWRMAGELPSANFRRFALIITEGVRSGARLPEVLDVAARSFATVVEFRSSLLSQLRPYVALFYAVLLVFAALADVLVYFLLPELAKFSAASAGPIQGIQPAVVSRDLAIRVLYISGIANSVVGGAVVGRLVSGSARAGMVHGGAGVIMVGVGLWAPMWLGF, from the coding sequence GTGCTGGAGTTTCTCTATGTGCGGGCTTTTTGGCTAGGTGTGGGGCTGGGGGCTGTGCTGATCGCGGTGGGCTACGGGGCGTGGAGGCGGTCTGTGTTTGTGTATAGGCTGGAAGGGCAGATTCCCCAGGTTTTGAGAGTTTTTTCAGACGCGGCGGCGGCGGGGCTGGACATGAGAAGCGCCTTGGAGGTGGCGGCGCAGCTGGGGGTTAGGCCCATGGCCGATGTCTTGAGGAGGGTGCTGTCGCTGGCGGAGGTTGGGGGGCTGACAGTGGAGGAGGCCCTCTGGAGGATGGCGGGGGAGCTCCCCTCGGCTAACTTCCGCCGGTTTGCGCTTATCATCACGGAGGGGGTGAGGTCGGGGGCTAGGCTCCCGGAGGTGCTGGATGTGGCGGCGCGGAGCTTCGCCACGGTGGTGGAGTTCCGCTCCTCTCTTCTCTCCCAGCTGAGGCCCTACGTGGCGCTGTTCTACGCGGTGTTGCTGGTGTTCGCCGCGCTGGCCGACGTCCTTGTATACTTCCTCCTGCCCGAGCTGGCGAAGTTCTCCGCCGCCTCGGCGGGCCCGATACAGGGCATACAGCCGGCTGTGGTTAGCCGAGATTTGGCTATCCGCGTGCTTTATATATCTGGCATTGCCAACAGCGTCGTGGGTGGGGCTGTGGTGGGCAGGTTGGTCAGCGGGAGCGCTAGGGCGGGGATGGTCCACGGGGGGGCTGGGGTGATTATGGTAGGGGTGGGGCTATGGGCGCCGATGTGGCTGGGGTTCTAA
- a CDS encoding archaellin/type IV pilin N-terminal domain-containing protein: MKTKTKGLEPIVAAVLLIVVAVIGAVLVYLWFAGYVTKATSQAEQMAAAEKLKIEATSLKATNAEVTLYIRNLTNLPVKWSTLYILQAGTNTIICGPKDLSTANNYNKTGDILMVKAILGCSLNAGYDYTVKLVTARGTEIATTVTAS; encoded by the coding sequence ATGAAAACCAAAACCAAAGGTCTCGAACCAATAGTCGCCGCGGTGTTGCTAATAGTGGTGGCGGTAATAGGAGCGGTGCTGGTATACCTCTGGTTCGCCGGATACGTCACAAAAGCCACATCCCAAGCAGAGCAGATGGCCGCCGCCGAGAAACTTAAGATAGAGGCAACAAGTCTAAAAGCGACGAATGCGGAGGTTACACTATATATAAGGAATCTAACAAATTTACCTGTAAAATGGTCAACTTTATATATATTACAAGCAGGAACAAATACAATAATATGCGGACCTAAAGATCTCTCGACAGCGAATAATTACAATAAAACTGGTGATATATTGATGGTTAAGGCTATATTGGGTTGCTCACTTAATGCGGGCTATGATTACACTGTGAAGCTAGTAACAGCACGGGGTACAGAAATAGCAACGACAGTTACAGCTTCATAA
- a CDS encoding archaellin/type IV pilin N-terminal domain-containing protein yields MRGVSEVVVNVLLLAITVAASTLLFSIFFNVYTQQQSRLVVEGAGDVCVARVFDVGNVSGVARFYIYNRGNVACIFDKAYIYSGSAVAGPWSVSSCRVAPQSVSLCDSSAPYRVGVVYRLTGPRGEVAEVSWPGP; encoded by the coding sequence ATGCGTGGGGTTTCGGAAGTCGTGGTGAATGTCCTCCTTCTCGCGATCACCGTGGCGGCGTCGACTCTACTCTTTTCGATATTTTTTAATGTGTATACCCAGCAACAGAGCCGCTTGGTTGTTGAGGGGGCTGGCGACGTGTGTGTTGCCCGGGTTTTTGACGTGGGGAATGTGAGCGGCGTCGCTAGATTTTACATATACAACAGGGGCAACGTGGCCTGTATATTTGACAAAGCGTACATATACTCTGGGAGCGCCGTGGCGGGGCCGTGGTCTGTGTCGAGTTGCCGGGTTGCGCCTCAGTCGGTGTCTCTCTGCGACAGCTCTGCTCCTTACCGCGTCGGCGTTGTATACCGCCTGACGGGGCCGCGGGGCGAGGTGGCCGAGGTGTCGTGGCCTGGGCCATGA